One genomic region from Xenopus laevis strain J_2021 chromosome 2L, Xenopus_laevis_v10.1, whole genome shotgun sequence encodes:
- the LOC108707868 gene encoding carbonyl reductase [NADPH] 1 — translation MAGVKVAVVTGGNKGIGLAIVRALCKQFKGDVYLTARDPKLGEEAVRALKEKEGLSPLFHQLDINNLQSIRTLGSFLKEKYGGIDVLINNAGIAFKVADTTPFGTQAEVTLKTNFFATRDICNELLPLIKPHGRVVNVSSMASYMALERCSPELQKVFRSDTITEEELVTFMEKFVEDAKKGVHEAQGWPNMAYGTSKVGVTVLSRIQARELNEKRKNDGILLNACCPGWVKTDMAGPNAPKSPDEGAETPVYLALLPNNADSPHGELVSEKKVVPW, via the exons ATGGCCGGTGTGAAGGTGGCAGTAGTAACAGGGGGCAATAAAGGGATCGGACTGGCCATAGTGAGAGCTCTCTGCAAACAGTTCAAGGGAGACGTGTACCTGACAGCCAGGGACCCCAAGTTGGGAGAAGAAGCTGTCAGGGCCCTGAAGGAGAAGGAAGGGCTGTCCCCTCTCTTCCACCAGCTGGATATCAACAATCTGCAGAGCATTAGGACCCTGGggagtttcttaaaggagaagtacggTGGGATCGATGTGCTCATTAACAACGCTGGCATTGCATTTAAAG TTGCCGACACCACCCCATTTGGCACCCAGGCCGAGGTGACTTTGAAAACTAACTTCTTCGCCACAAGAGATATATGCAACGAGCTCCTCCCACTGATTAAGCCCCATG GTCGGGTGGTTAATGTGTCCAGTATGGCCAGTTACATGGCCCTTGAGCGCTGTAGCCCAGAACTGCAGAAGGTGTTTCGCAGCGACACCATCACAGAGGAGGAGCTGGTTACATTCATGGAGAAGTTTGTGGAAGATGCTAAGAAGGGAGTCCATGAGGCACAAGGGTGGCCGAACATGGCTTATGGGACATCCAAAGTCGGGGTGACGGTTCTATCCAGAATCCAAGCCAGGGAGCTGAATGAGAAGAGGAAAAATGATGGGATCCTGCTCAACGCCTGCTGCCCTGGGTGGGTGAAGACTGACATGGCTGGGCCCAACGCCCCAAAATCCCCAGATGAAGGTGCTGAGACACCTGTGTATTTAGCTCTCCTGCCCAACAATGCAGATTCTCCTCACGGGGAGTTGGTGAGTGAGAAGAAAGTTGTGCCCTGGTAA
- the setd4.L gene encoding SET domain containing 4 L homeolog (The RefSeq protein has 7 substitutions compared to this genomic sequence) — MKSKWGRTGRKRKRKGPSGTKSYAANRSHEWQYIQLQRWLKGRGFQGRHLRAAEFADTGRGLMATRDLKPGELIIALPETCLITTETVLQSYLGKYIRLWRPHVSPLLALCTFLIAERFAGDCSQWKPYLDVIPSTYSCPVYWELEIIHLLPAPLRKKALEQKTEVQELHTESLAFFSSLQPLFCDNVADIYTYDALRWAWCTVNTRTVYMKHTQQDRLLAQQDVCALAPYLDLLNHSPEVQVEAEFSKDRRCYEIRTNSGCRKHDQAFICYGPHDNQRLLLEYGFVAANNPHRSVYVTKDAILAHLSPGDKQMPKKWALLKEHDFLVNLTFGIEGPSWKLLTALKLLCLRPEEFTSWKKVILGSFISDANEQDSRELVRKICFHLLDETSCALKEISLVRSKKIFDADAAVHLALVESLRLEEKKILHISANLLQNEPSAGPTGAAGSCSFTEQK; from the exons ATGAAATCCAAATGGGGAAGGACGGGGCgaaagaggaaaaggaaaggccCATCTGGCACTAAATCCTATGCAG CCAATCGGAGCCATGAATGGCAGTACATCCAGCTGCAGAGGTGGCTGAAAGGGAGGGGGTTTCAAGGCAGGCACCTACGAGCTGCAGAGTTTGCAG ACACTGGAAGAGGGTTGATGGCTACCAGAGACTTGAAG CCAGGGGAACTGATCATTGCACTGCCTGAAACCTGTCTGATCACTACAGAGACTGTTCTGCAGAGTTATCTTGGGAAATATATTAGACT atggagacccCATGTTTCCCCACTGCTGGCCTTGTGCACGTTCCTGGTTGCAGAAAGGTTTGCCGGAGAGCGTTCCCAGTGGAAGCCTTACCTGGATGTAATACCCAGCACCTACAGCTGCCCTGTTTATTGGGAGTTGGAAATAGTCCACCTGCTGCCTGCACCCCTCCGGAAAAAAGCTCTGGAGCAAAAAACAGAGGTCCAAGAGCTGCATACAGAATCGTTGGCTTTCTTCAGCTCCTTGCAGCCCCTCTTTTGTGACAATGTAGCAGATATATATACGTATGATGCCCTGCGCTGGGCCTGGTGCACTGTAAATACAAGGACCGTATACATGAAGCACACACAGCAGGACCGACTCTTGGCACAGCAGGACGTCTGTGCCTTGGCTCCATACTTAGACCTGCTAAACCACAGCCCAGAGGTGCAG GTGGAAGCGGAATTCAGTAAAGACAGACGCTGCTACGAGATCAGGACCAACAGTGGCTGCCGGAAACACGACCAGGCGTTTATATGTTATGGGCCCCACGATAACCAGCGCCTCCTGCTAGAGTATGGATTTGTAGCGGCCAATAATCCGCACCGGAGCGTTTATGTGACCAAAG ATACCATCCTTGCTCATTTGTCTCCTGGGGACAAGCAGATGCCAAAGAAATGGGCATTGCTAAAGGAACATGACTTTCTAGT AAATTTGACGTTCGGAATAGAGGGTCCATCTTGGAAACTCCTAACTGCTCTGAAGCTGCTGTGCCTTAGGCCAGAGGAATT CACGAGCTGGAAGAAAGTCATTCTGGGAAGTTTCATTTCTGATGCCAATGAGCAGGATTCCCGAGAACTTGTCAGAAAAATCTGTTTCCACTTGCTGGATGAAACCTCCTGTGCCCTTAAAGAG ATTTCCCTTGTGAGAAGCAAGAAGATCTCCGATGCTGACGCCGCTGTGCACTTGGCTTTGGTGGAATCTCTGagactggaggagaagaagatTCTTGAGATATCTGCAAATCTGCTACAGAATGAACCCTCTGCAGGAcccacaggggctgctgggagctgtagtttcacAGAGCAGAAGTGA
- the cbr1.2.L gene encoding carbonyl reductase [NADPH] 1: protein MAGAKVAVVTGGNKGIGLAIVRALCKQFKGDVYLTARDPKLGVEAIRALKEKEGLSPLFHQLDINNLQSIRTLGSFLKEKYGGIDVLINNAGIAFKVADTTPIATQAEMTLKTNFFATRDVCNVLLPLIKPHGRVVNVSSFVSLMALERCSPELQKVFRSDTITEEELVTLMEKFVEDAKKGVHETQGWPNMVYGVSKVGVTVLSRIQARELNEKRQNDGILLNACCPGWVKTDMAGTNAQKSPDEGAETPVYLALLPNNADSPHGELVSEKKVVPW from the exons ATGGCCGGTGCAAAGGTGGCAGTAGTAACAGGGGGCAATAAAGGGATTGGACTGGCCATAGTGAGAGCTCTCTGCAAACAGTTCAAGGGAGACGTGTACCTGACAGCCAGAGACCCCAAGTTGGGAGTAGAAGCCATCAGGGCCCTGAAGGAGAAGGAAGGGCTGTCCCCTCTTTTCCACCAGCTGGATATCAACAATCTGCAGAGCATTAGGACCCTGGggagtttcttaaaggagaagtacggTGGGATCGATGTGCTCATTAACAACGCTGGCATTGCATTTAAAG TTGCTGACACCACCCCAATTGCCACCCAGGCCGAGATGACGCTGAAAACCAACTTCTTTGCCACCAGAGATGTATGCAATGTGCTCCTCCCACTGATTAAGCCCCATG GTCGGGTGGTTAATGTGTCCAGTTTTGTCAGTCTCATGGCCCTTGAGCGCTGTAGCCCAGAACTGCAGAAGGTGTTTCGCAGCGACACCATCACAGAGGAGGAGCTGGTTACATTAATGGAGAAGTTTGTGGAAGATGCCAAGAAGGGAGTCCATGAGACACAAGGATGGCCAAACATGGTTTATGGGGTGTCCAAAGTTGGGGTGACTGTACTATCCAGAATCCAAGCCAGGGAGCTGAATGAAAAGAGACAAAATGATGGGATCCTGCTCAACGCCTGCTGCCCGGGGTGGGTGAAAACTGACATGGCTGGGACCAACGCTCAAAAATCCCCAGATGAAGGTGCAGAGACACCTGTGTATTTAGCTCTCCTGCCCAACAATGCAGATTCTCCTCACGGGGAGTTGGTGAGTGAGAAGAAAGTTGTGCCCTGGTAA
- the setd4.L gene encoding SET domain containing 4 L homeolog isoform X1: protein MKSKWGRTGRKRKRKGPSGTKSYAANRSHEWQYIQLQRWLKGRGFQGRHLRAAEFADTGRGLMATRDLKPGELIIALPETCLITTETVLQSYLGKYIRLWRPHVSPLLALCTFLVAERFAGERSQWKPYLDVIPSTYSCPVYWELEIVHLLPAPLRKKALEQKTEVQELHTESLAFFSSLQPLFCDNVADIYTYDALRWAWCTVNTRTVYMKHTQQDRLLAQQDVCALAPYLDLLNHSPEVQVEAEFSKDRRCYEIRTNSGCRKHDQAFICYGPHDNQRLLLEYGFVAANNPHRSVYVTKDTILAHLSPGDKQMPKKWALLKEHDFLVNLTFGIEGPSWKLLTALKLLCLRPEEFTSWKKVILGSFISDANEQDSRELVRKICFHLLDETSCALKEISLVRSKKISDADAAVHLALVESLRLEEKKILEISANLLQNEPSAGPTGAAGSCSFTEQK from the exons ATGAAATCCAAATGGGGAAGGACGGGGCgaaagaggaaaaggaaaggccCATCTGGCACTAAATCCTATGCAG CCAATCGGAGCCATGAATGGCAGTACATCCAGCTGCAGAGGTGGCTGAAAGGGAGGGGGTTTCAAGGCAGGCACCTACGAGCTGCAGAGTTTGCAG ACACTGGAAGAGGGTTGATGGCTACCAGAGACTTGAAG CCAGGGGAACTGATCATTGCACTGCCTGAAACCTGTCTGATCACTACAGAGACTGTTCTGCAGAGTTATCTTGGGAAATATATTAGACT atggagacccCATGTTTCCCCACTGCTGGCCTTGTGCACGTTCCTGGTTGCAGAAAGGTTTGCCGGAGAGCGTTCCCAGTGGAAGCCTTACCTGGATGTAATACCCAGCACCTACAGCTGCCCTGTTTATTGGGAGTTGGAAATAGTCCACCTGCTGCCTGCACCCCTCCGGAAAAAAGCTCTGGAGCAAAAAACAGAGGTCCAAGAGCTGCATACAGAATCGTTGGCTTTCTTCAGCTCCTTGCAGCCCCTCTTTTGTGACAATGTAGCAGATATATATACGTATGATGCCCTGCGCTGGGCCTGGTGCACTGTAAATACAAGGACCGTATACATGAAGCACACACAGCAGGACCGACTCTTGGCACAGCAGGACGTCTGTGCCTTGGCTCCATACTTAGACCTGCTAAACCACAGCCCAGAGGTGCAG GTGGAAGCGGAATTCAGTAAAGACAGACGCTGCTACGAGATCAGGACCAACAGTGGCTGCCGGAAACACGACCAGGCGTTTATATGTTATGGGCCCCACGATAACCAGCGCCTCCTGCTAGAGTATGGATTTGTAGCGGCCAATAATCCGCACCGGAGCGTTTATGTGACCAAAG ATACCATCCTTGCTCATTTGTCTCCTGGGGACAAGCAGATGCCAAAGAAATGGGCATTGCTAAAGGAACATGACTTTCTAGT AAATTTGACGTTCGGAATAGAGGGTCCATCTTGGAAACTCCTAACTGCTCTGAAGCTGCTGTGCCTTAGGCCAGAGGAATT CACGAGCTGGAAGAAAGTCATTCTGGGAAGTTTCATTTCTGATGCCAATGAGCAGGATTCCCGAGAACTTGTCAGAAAAATCTGTTTCCACTTGCTGGATGAAACCTCCTGTGCCCTTAAAGAG ATTTCCCTTGTGAGAAGCAAGAAGATCTCCGATGCTGACGCCGCTGTGCACTTGGCTTTGGTGGAATCTCTGagactggaggagaagaagatTCTTGAGATATCTGCAAATCTGCTACAGAATGAACCCTCTGCAGGAcccacaggggctgctgggagctgtagtttcacAGAGCAGAAGTGA